In Apium graveolens cultivar Ventura chromosome 10, ASM990537v1, whole genome shotgun sequence, the following are encoded in one genomic region:
- the LOC141691163 gene encoding uncharacterized protein LOC141691163: protein MAIPTQLEGSKVNSFMQIDQKRWDEEVLMDIRNERDRNLIKKIPLSRREEEDSWFWLPDEKDCFLVKSCYRILQWEVEAPYAAFWKKVWSLQLPNTHVLFECEVARAVWTQVGLQGIISIMSEDSVFDVIRKGFELCNKEKCANCIFADWKKAHEHQLAPTVSRGALIACRKWEKPPVDWVKINVDAALFEEIASIGLGSIVRGAEGQFIAAMSRRCEGLIPPREAEALCLKSTLLWLQTMGYRKCVFETDSQILARACQGVSDSSYFHTIVRDCIDLFQYFDDV from the exons ATGGCGATACCCACACAGTTGGAAGGGAGTAAGGTAAATAGTTTCATGCAGATAGACCAGAAGAGGTGGGATGAGGAAGTTTTGATGGACATACGTAATGAGAGGGATCGAAATCTTATCAAAAAGATTCCATTATCTAGAAGAGAGGAGGAGGATTCGTGGTTTTGGTTACCAGATGAGAAGGATTGTTTTTTAGTTAAAAGTTGTTATCGAATATTACAATGGGAGGTGGAAGCACCATATGCCGCATTCTGGAAGAAAGTATGGAGCTTGCAACTACCAA ATACTCATGTTCTGTTTGAATGTGAGGTGGCGAGAGCAGTTTGGACACAGGTGGGGCTCCAGGGGATCATCAGTATAATGTCAGAAGACTCTGTGTTTGATGTTATTAGAAAGGGGTTCGAGCTTTGTAACAAGGAAAAATGTGC CAACTGCATATTTGCGGATTGGAAAAAGGCCCATGAACATCAGTTAGCACCAACTGTGAGTAGAGGAGCTCTGATTGCTTGTCGAAAGTGGGAGAAACCACCAGTTGATTGGGTGAAAATAAACGTAGATGCTGCACTCTTCGAGGAAATTGCCTCTATTGGGTTAGGAAGTATAGTTCGAGGGGCAGAGGGGCAGTTTATTGCAGCTATGTCACGAAGGTGTGAAGGCCTGATCCCGCCAAGGGAGGCTGAAGCTTTGTGTTTGAAATCAACGTTGTTATGGCTGCAAACCATGGGATACAGGAAGTGTGTTTTTGAAACTGACTCTCAGATTCTTGCCCGAGCGTGTCAAGGAGTTAGTGACTCGTCGTATTTTCATACAATTGTTAGAGATTGTATTGATCTATTTCAATACTTTGATGATGTATAA
- the LOC141689290 gene encoding protein trichome birefringence-like 34 isoform X1 — MAKLYHIVPSTLGSIRCSLQSSIAFLITICVIAVIYFAGENGGLYDQKEELLTNCSTSKCSTDQNHSSESCDLFSGKWVFDNSSYPLYKEDECTFMSDQLACQKFGRKDLDYQHWRWQPHQCNLPRFNATVLLERLRNKRMVFVGDSLNRGQWVSMVCLVDKIIPPGLKSMHFSFNNSLITLKAKEYNASIEFYWSPLLVESNSDDPVNHRLPDRIVRAQAIDKHARHWTDADFLIFNTYLWWRRPFMNTLWGTFGSTDGIYKRVEMLRSYEMALKTWSDWLEIHVDRNKSQLYFMSMSPTHEWGEEWGRTTDENCYNEQEMIEKEGYRGRGTDPRMMRIVEDTIDDLKRRGLQVKLMNITQLSEYRKDGHPSIYRKQWEVLNEEQLAKPTSYSDCIHWCVPGVPDVWNELLFAHIFT, encoded by the exons ATGGCAAAATTATACCATATAGTTCCTTCAACATTGGGTTCAATCAGGTGCAGTTTACAGTCCTCAATAGCATTCTTGATTACCATATGTGTCATTGCTGTCATCTATTTCGCGGGCGAAAATGGAGGGTTATATGATCAGAAGGAAGAACTGTTGACTAATTGTAGTACTAGTAAATGTAGTACTGATCAAAATCACTCATCAGAAAGCTGTGATTTATTTTCAGGGAAATGGGTGTTTGACAATAGTTCTTACCCTCTGTACAAAGAAGATGAATGCACATTCATGTCTGATCAATTGGCTTGCCAAAAGTTTGGTAGAAAGGACTTAGATTATCAACACTGGAGGTGGCAACCTCATCAATGTAACCTCCCAAG GTTCAATGCCACAGTATTGCTAGAGAGACTGAGGAACAAAAGGATGGTCTTTGTGGGAGATTCATTGAACAGAGGCCAATGGGTCTCAATGGTGTGCCTTGTCGACAAAATCATCCCCCCAGGCCTCAAATCCATGCACTTCAGCTTCAATAACTCCTTGATTACACTGAAAGCTAAA GAATATAATGCCTCGATCGAGTTCTATTGGTCACCGTTGCTAGTGGAATCAAACTCGGACGATCCTGTGAACCATCGGTTACCAGATCGGATTGTAAGAGCCCAGGCCATTGACAAGCATGCTAGGCACTGGACTGATGCAGATTTTCTCATCTTCAATACCTATCTTTGGTGGAGAAGGCCTTTTATGAACACATT GTGGGGTACATTCGGAAGTACGGATGGAATATATAAAAGAGTAGAGATGTTGCGCAGCTATGAAATGGCACTCAAGACATGGTCAGATTGGTTAGAAATCCACGTCGACCGCAACAAATCACAATTATATTTCATGAGCATGTCTCCAACTCATGAATG GGGCGAAGAATGGGGCAGGACTACTGATGAAAATTGCTACAATGAGCAAGAAATGATCGAAAAAGAAGGATACAGAGGAAGAGGAACAGACCCTAGAATGATGAGAATTGTGGAGGATACCATTGATGACTTGAAGAGGAGAGGTTTGCAAGTGAAATTGATGAACATAACTCAACTTTCGGAGTACAGAAAAGACGGCCATCCATCAATTTACAGGAAGCAATGGGAGGTTTTAAATGAAGAACAATTGGCGAAGCCAACTAGTTATTCAGATTGTATACATTGGTGTGTTCCTGGGGTTCCTGATGTTTGGAATGAGCTCCTATTTGCTCATATTTTCACATGA
- the LOC141689290 gene encoding protein trichome birefringence-like 34 isoform X2, producing the protein MSDQLACQKFGRKDLDYQHWRWQPHQCNLPRFNATVLLERLRNKRMVFVGDSLNRGQWVSMVCLVDKIIPPGLKSMHFSFNNSLITLKAKEYNASIEFYWSPLLVESNSDDPVNHRLPDRIVRAQAIDKHARHWTDADFLIFNTYLWWRRPFMNTLWGTFGSTDGIYKRVEMLRSYEMALKTWSDWLEIHVDRNKSQLYFMSMSPTHEWGEEWGRTTDENCYNEQEMIEKEGYRGRGTDPRMMRIVEDTIDDLKRRGLQVKLMNITQLSEYRKDGHPSIYRKQWEVLNEEQLAKPTSYSDCIHWCVPGVPDVWNELLFAHIFT; encoded by the exons ATGTCTGATCAATTGGCTTGCCAAAAGTTTGGTAGAAAGGACTTAGATTATCAACACTGGAGGTGGCAACCTCATCAATGTAACCTCCCAAG GTTCAATGCCACAGTATTGCTAGAGAGACTGAGGAACAAAAGGATGGTCTTTGTGGGAGATTCATTGAACAGAGGCCAATGGGTCTCAATGGTGTGCCTTGTCGACAAAATCATCCCCCCAGGCCTCAAATCCATGCACTTCAGCTTCAATAACTCCTTGATTACACTGAAAGCTAAA GAATATAATGCCTCGATCGAGTTCTATTGGTCACCGTTGCTAGTGGAATCAAACTCGGACGATCCTGTGAACCATCGGTTACCAGATCGGATTGTAAGAGCCCAGGCCATTGACAAGCATGCTAGGCACTGGACTGATGCAGATTTTCTCATCTTCAATACCTATCTTTGGTGGAGAAGGCCTTTTATGAACACATT GTGGGGTACATTCGGAAGTACGGATGGAATATATAAAAGAGTAGAGATGTTGCGCAGCTATGAAATGGCACTCAAGACATGGTCAGATTGGTTAGAAATCCACGTCGACCGCAACAAATCACAATTATATTTCATGAGCATGTCTCCAACTCATGAATG GGGCGAAGAATGGGGCAGGACTACTGATGAAAATTGCTACAATGAGCAAGAAATGATCGAAAAAGAAGGATACAGAGGAAGAGGAACAGACCCTAGAATGATGAGAATTGTGGAGGATACCATTGATGACTTGAAGAGGAGAGGTTTGCAAGTGAAATTGATGAACATAACTCAACTTTCGGAGTACAGAAAAGACGGCCATCCATCAATTTACAGGAAGCAATGGGAGGTTTTAAATGAAGAACAATTGGCGAAGCCAACTAGTTATTCAGATTGTATACATTGGTGTGTTCCTGGGGTTCCTGATGTTTGGAATGAGCTCCTATTTGCTCATATTTTCACATGA